The sequence GTATCCTAGGGAAGGTCTCTGAAGACGGGATGAAACAGGAGCCCATCAAGTGGTGAGATGGTGAAAGAGTTCCAGCCAAGAGGACTGTATGCAAAGGTATGTGGCAGATCCTACAGGGTCTTGTCAGACATGGAGGGAAGTTGGAGTCCAAGTGCAATGTAGGGTCACCAAGTTCCaggaagggttttaagcaggaccTGATGTGATCTAACGTATGACCTAATATTTTCTCTGGCTGACTCCTGGAGGGGTGGCAAGAAAACTAGGAAACCAGTTAAGGTGAGGAACAAATAGTTCAGACCATTACTGATGGAGGGGATGCGAAAATGAGCAGATTCATCAAATCCATCCACGTCTTGGTAGGGAATATGTGATCCACATTGAGATAAAGACAAGGTATTTTGAAGGCAGAACTGACCAGAGAGGTGGGACTGGATATGAATGAGGTAAGGAACCAACGAGCCATATCTTACAAGCCATGGATCAAGGCTTCACAGCGTTTGGCACAGTTTGTGGGTGGATCATCACCTCCACTCTACCAGACTGGAAGCTCTGTTAGGACAGATTCCCCATCTCTGCTTTTCAGTGTATTTTCGGTGCCTAGTGTAGCATTTGAACTTTAAAGTTGGGTGGGGTAATCAAGCAGGAACTCGGATTTGTGAATTTTGCTTTCTTCTGAAAAGGGGAAATGCCAACACACACCCAATGTAGGTTAGGTACCCCACTCGGCCTTCCTTCCACTCTTCCCTTTGTGTCCCCTGGTCAAATTGCTGCCACTCCAGCGCAGGGATGCCTTCTCTCATTTGGGCTTGGCTCAGTTAGTGGCCCAGAGTAGGTGCTTTACAATGATTGATTTCCGCCACAATACTTTATAGTGCGAAAAAGGCAGCCACTAGAGGGCGAGCTGGACGGACGGCAACTCACTTTTCCTAGGTCTCGCACCGCGCGGGGCGGGGCTCCGCCTGAGCCCAGGACCTAGCAAGTACGTCACCACCGGCTCCTGCGCCTGCCCAAGGGAGGCTCGAGAAGGGCGGGGCTTGGCGTCCGAGTACGGGCGGAAAGTGCCGAGAGTCTTCGGAGAGCGTTGACTAAGCGCTAGGTAGGCCCCAAAGAGGCGGAAATAGCCAAGAAGCGCCGGAAGTGTCGGACTTACGGCGGGTGTGCGTTCGCGGAGGGTGTGCGGCGTTCGGCGCCAGTTGCCATGGAGCCGGCCGGGCCGTGTGGATTCTGCCCGGCGGGGGAGACCCAGCCAGCACGCTACACCTGTCCTCGCTGTAATGTGCCCTACTGCTCGCTGCGCTGCTACCGGGCTCATGGCACCTGCGCAGAAGACTTCTACCGTGACCAGGTGCTGGGAGAGCTGCGTGGCCGCAGCGCCTCGCCCAGCCGCCTGGCCAGCGCCCTACGCCGGCTGCGTCAACAACGCGAGACCGAGGACGACCCCGAAGACGCGGGCCTCAGGCCTAGCCCGGTGCCCGGCGCCCTCTCAGGACTCTGGGAGCGGCTCGCGCCGGCCGAGAAGGCGGCCTTCGAGCGGCTGCTGAGCCGAGGGGAGGCCGGACGGCTGCTGCCTCCGTGGCGGCCATGGTGGTGGCGTTGCGGGGCTCAGCCGCGGCTTCTGGAGGAGCTGGGTGATACCCCGGGCCCTGACGCTGAGGAGCTGGAGCCCGACTCCGCGAGGACGCCGCCGGAACCCGTAAAGGATGAGCCCGGGGCGGCCAAGCTGGTTCTCAGAGACGTCTTTGGGCCCATCGCCCCCGCCGTGCCCACCCGGATCCCCACGCTGGCCAGCCTGAGCGGTGGCCGGGCATCGCCGCTCGTGCGCTTCCAGCTACCCAACGTGCTGTTCGCCTATGCACACACTCTTGCCCTGTATCATGGCGGCGACGAGGCGCTGCTCTCCGACTTCTGTGCCACGCTGCTTGGCGTTTCTGGAGCCCTAGGCGCTCAGCAAGTCTTCACCACTGTTGAGGAAGCCCTGCAGGCCGCAGTCCACGTTCTAGAAGCAGGCGAGCATCCACCTGGGCCCTTGGGCACACGGGGTGCCATGTGCGAGGCCGCCCGCATCCTACTGGGTGAGGGCCCGGCCAACCAGAAAGGCTACACGCTAGCAGCACTGGGGGACCTGGCGCGGACCCTGGGCCGGGCCCGAAAACAAGCCGTGGCCACCGAAGAGCGAGAACGCCTCTACCGGGCCCGAAAGAAGTGCCAGTTCCTGCTGGCTTGGACCAACGAAAATGAGGTAGCCCTCACACCCCTGGCTCTAGACTGCGCCAGGGCCCACCGAGCACATACTGTGGCAGCCGAGGAAGTGGCAGCCCTCACTGGGGAGCTGGAGCAGCTTTGGGGAGGCCCCCTGCCACCTGCCCGGAGGACTCTCATTGAGGAACTCCCCGGCTGAACTGGAGACCTTGTCAGTAATAAAGGTGTGACTGGTCTGTCCTGTCGCCAGTGCCCGTTTCTGAATGACAGCTGGTTCACCCACCCCTAGACTCTTGGTGGGTCCTCAGAGCAAACCACCTCTCAGCTTCTACCTGATCGGGGCTGACAGCCTGGCCCcagaaagggagagaagcaaCCCCAAGGGTTCCAGACATTTATCCAAGGAGAAAGAGCAGCCCCTCCACTCCATTTTGAGGCACAGGCTTCATTTTCCCCTTGTTCCAACAACTGCCTGAGGCTGCTCATCCCTGCCTGTTGGAGCTCGGGGCAGGATAGGGTGTAGGCCCTTGAGCCCCGGGTGTGTCCAGGCTCTTGATGCTGGGTGTGCTGGCCGACGGGTGGGTGCGTGCCCCGACCTGGGCTTCGTGGAGCAGCTTCAGTAGATGTAGGGCATAATTCGGTAAGGCACACGCCGGCAGTATTCGTGCCAGGCCAGGCCATACTTCTGCAGACACTGCTGTTCGTCTCGGGCCTCACGGTGCACCAGCAGCGCAGTGAAGTAGAGGAGGTAGAAGTAGGGCAACAAGTGGGACACCCCTGTGGGGAAAGGGGTTTCCGATCACTCAGCCAGCCCCCAGTTCACAAGGGTTTCCACAGCTAATGGCGCACAGGGGCATCAGGGCTCAATGGTGAAAGGTCTAAGGTCTACAGGGGGTGCTGGCAATGAGGTCTGTCCCAGCCACACCCTAACTCCATCCCTAGTTCCCTTACTACTCTCTCCACTGGGATGCCTCCCTGTTCTCCATTCCATACCCAGACTGGGCATCCTGTGCTCGCCACTCAGCTGCTGCCCCTTGTAGCTCCTGCCCTGTGCCCACCCAGGCCACTCACCGCAGGGCAAGGACCAGGCCAGAGCCATGATGAGGTCTCCAAGGTAGTTGGGATGACGGACCATACCCCACCACCCGGACACCAGCAGCTGTCGCCCTGTGGCTGTAGAGATGGTCTCAAGGtctagggaaagagagagagtgggATGGGGGACCCCCCCCCCGAAGTCAGCTGCCCCATCTCACAGCACCTGGAAAGCCAGCTCACCAGCCACTCTGGGATCAGAAGGATTCTTTCGGAAGGTGTTTTTCTGGGAATTGGCTCCACGGAAGATGTAGTAACCTACAGCTGGGGGAAAGTGTGAGCAGGTGGTTAGGGACCTTCTATCTGACCCTGACCATCTACCCACAGCCCGGACTCAGTAGGCCTGGggacccaggacccagccccTGGCTTTGAAGAAGCATCTGAGGCTTAGCATCTACCGAGTGGGTGCTGAACATTGAGTGAATGAACCCCATCCTGACTGACCATTGATGAGGCAGATGACTAAGGCCATGGGCAACCCGAGCGGCTGTGGGTGGTACAGCAGGAACTGGGCCTGCAGGCTATAGGTGAAGGGTACCCAGGCCAGGTCCCCAAAGGCCAGCATGAAGCCAAACCCGTCACGTATGATGTCCATGGTGGTGAGGACAGCCTCCTGCAGGGACAGGACCCAGACACACTGGCTTAGTCTCCATGAGATCCTCAGgcacccacccctgcctcccttgCCCAGTCCAGCCTCACCTCATGCCAAAGGGCATCACCCACATATAGTAGCTGGAAGCCATTGACCAGCCACATGGCCAGCGAAGGACTCCCCCGAAGTTCTGCTTCCTGCATCATCAAGGCCAAGTTGATGAGGACCTGGGGGTTAGGTGGAGGGTGAGACAGAGTAGTCTATCCCCAGCCTGTCCCCACAGAGGTGGAAGCACCTGGATGGGGCAGCGGCCAGCCTCTCCCCCTTCTCTCAGCTGTCCATCACTAGCTCTCCAACCCTTTGTTGAGTGGCTCAATGGATCGCCTCCTGAGGCGCTCCCCGCCTGTCCTCTCTTGCCTTGTCCTGTAGTGTTCCCTTTGGGAGAGCAACACAGGGAGCAGCTGGATGCTTTCAGGCTTGAGAGTTAAAACAGACCTGGTTTTGAATCTCAGCTTCGCCACCTGGGCAAGTTGCTTACCCTCTCTAAAGCCTACTCTCCCCACCTCCATGTGGAAAATGGACATAATCATGGACCTGCCTCATGGGACTTAGGACTCACCaacagtgtgtgtgaagcacTAAGCTcgtgtttggcacatagtaagtgctcgaTCACGATGAGCTGGCAGCCAGCCTGTGCTGAGCACCCCCATTCTGCCAGCACTGGGCTCAGTGCTGTCATTAAGGTTATCACTTCTGATCCTCACAATAACCTGGGGAGGAAGCTCTTACTTTAGCCCATGTCACACATGAGGAAATAGCCTCAAAGGCCAGGATTCAGTGCCATGATGGGCACTCAGCTCTCCTGACTCTGGATGAGGTCATTTCCAGGGTGACAGGGACCTGGCCCAGGACACCCTTCAGGAAATCTTGACGACAGTCCAGTACAGGTGATTATAACCAAAACCCACAGTTGGCATgttgtcaaggccatcagtgatgGATAAGTTGCTAAACCCAGTGATCAATTTGAAGTTCTGCACCGCTGTGACCAGCAGGCAGCAGAGGATCACTTTCTCATCTTGAAATAGATCTTGTGCTTGACTGCTTTAGTTAACATTGCGCCTGCTTTCCTGacttccagttttgttcttctccATAGCATTTAGCATCCCCTGACCCgggatgtttatttatttttggtctgTCTTTCACACTAGAATGTAGGCTTCATGAAGACAGagatctgtttctttctttcctttaatttttttgtttgtttcccagtACCTAGAGTAAAGCTTAGGGCACATGGCGGACTCAACAAagatttgtggaatgaatgattaATGATTTACATCTGCACAATAtcggccctgccctgccctgcccaggcagTGCTCAcccatcccacccctcctcctggctggaggCCCATTTAGCTGTGCTCAGCATACCCAGCCGATGAGGCCGGGCCGCAGTTCGCAGAAGTATTtgaagtcaaaggaacagatgcGTGGGTTGAGCTCCCGTCCCAGGAAAAAGTCGTAGATGGGATTTCCTGGAGAATAATGGAGGGTGAAGGTGAAAGCAAACAGCCCCATCTGCTTCTATCCACACCGTACTGGGACTCCTCTCACCTGAGTTTCCCCCTGGTGCCAGGGCAAAAGCAGGGACTACCAGAGACTTCAGATAGAGAAGGAGGCTGAAGATGAAGGCGATGAGGGTGGCCGCAAATGCCAAGGGCAGGAGCATTTCTGAGAGCGCTCCCAGGGGCAGCCCGGCTGACATCCCCAGGCCGAGCAACAAGGCTGTCAGCACCAAGGCCTGGAAACCTGAACCGCAGCACACAGTGAGTACTGGAAATTatgcccctccaccccagggagGTCGCAGACTTTGCCCCAAGCCATTAGGCTGACACTTTGGCTTTCAGAGGGTCACCCCAGCCACTTCGGTGCAGAGTAGCAGCAAATGCTgtaggaggggaggagggacgcGGGGTGTGGAGAGAGCCAGCGGAATCCCCTATATCTGTCCTGGGCGGAAAAGAGGCGCAAAATAGAGCTTGGGGTCTCCGTGGACCCCCCCCCCATCAGGCCTGGGGCTCCACCCCCATCCACCCAACTCCAGCGCAAGGAACCAGCCCCCAGGCACCGTTAATGGGGTAGCGCAGTCGACTCTTGTCCTTCAATTCTTGCCCCTCGGCCACCTGTGGGCACAACGGAGCTCTGGTAAGGGTCGAGGGTACCTTCAGGCTCGCGGAACACCCTCCCTCCGcccgcctcccccagcctcccccgcGTGTCAGCGAGCATAGTCCCCACCTTGCGCGCCGGCAAAAGGTAGAGCGCCGCCTGCAGGCCGATCCAGGTAAGACACAGCAACAGCGCCCACGGGCTCCACAGCGCCTCGAGTCCCGGCAGGTAGGGGGGTGGGCCCAGGAGGCGCGCCGAGCCCGAGCGGGCTACCAGTAGCAGGTGGAACatggtggcagggagcagcagcaTCAGAGCCGCAGCGCCTGGGGAAGGGGACCGATCGCGTGGGACGTCCGCTCTCCAACTCTCCCGGACCCCCACAGACGCCCGGTCTTATACAGGGCCCCATCACCGTCTTCCATATCCCGTTCTCAGCCTTCAGCccccttctctgatttctgtcTTGGTCACCGCCCCCAGGTACTCTCGAAGACTCTGCTCCTGCTCCCCTTAGTCCGCCCAGTCTTCCAATCCACAAATCCCCTGCTCTGAATCCCCCAAAACTGGTTCCTCCTCAGCCCCTTCTCCAGACTCTCCTCCCCAAACCCCTAAATCCCTCTGCCTCTGGATACCTTTCAAAGCCTTTCATCCTCAGATCCTGCCCCCATCCTCACTCGTAGCTCACCCCTCCAGTTCTCCCTCGCCAAGCCTCTGGCCGCAAGTCCCCCTTTATCTGCCCCATTACCCAGGGGTCCTCCGAATTCCGTCGGGGCCCGGGAGCCCTGAAGAGGTGCCATTGTCTTCGCTCCGccgtggggagggtgggggatcACAAAAATCCGTCAAGGAAACACAGcccaccccatttccccaggAGAATGGCTCGGTAACACGGAGGATCATGCCCTGCTGGGCTTGCACCTGTCTCGACACCGAGCTCATACAGCGACCGCTTTTGTCCCCAGGTCTTTAAATGGACCCGCCCCCAGCCCATTCTGGGCCCAGCAGGTCAGCCAATCGGCTCTCGGGGAGAGACCAACGCGAGCGCCAGCCGCCTGGGTAGTCTCTGCAGTCTCAGGCTCACAGCTCCACCCCACGGCCGCAAGTCCCGCCCTACAAGCGACAGGGAGCAGGAGACAACACGTCTTTATTAGGcaagtctggaggccagaaaggAAGGGCCCCCGGGGAGGGAGACCAGGGGTCGGGAGGGTTGGGGCGACGGGGCCAGCCCGTGTATGGCTGGGACTGGGCCTAGCCTCGCTCACAGATGACCTCGACGACACTGGGTTCCATGGGCACTGGGTCCGGGCAGCGAAGGGCAGCTGAGGCCACCACTTCATCCAACAGCAGGTGCACAAGCTCTTCATCAGCCACGAAGCGCCACAGGTAGAGCTGCAGGAAGTGACAGTCCACCTGTACCTGCTGCAGGCCAAAGCGCCCAAAGGTGCGCAGCCGCACACACTCCAGCAGCGTCTTCAGGCTGATTTTGATGATGCCTGTCAGTACTGACACCTGCAGGCAGGGAAACAGTGATGCAGATCCCCACCAGCAGGTGTTGGGGAGGGGTTCTGGACCCCTGAGAAAGGGAACCCACGTTCTGGGCCAGGGCCAGGAAGACAATAAGATGCCAGTAGCTGTGATGGGGTAGAAAATCTCAGGACCCAAGTTAAGAGGGAGAAAATATACAATGTTGGCACAATCATCTGGAGGGGAGCAGACAGGGAGGGCCAAGCAGACAGAGAGGGCCTAGCaatcagaggcagagatgggggtcAGCACTGACATGGGGAGGGGGAATGTTTACTAACTTAGCACCAAGTCCCTGAGtgtgggctgggtgggggcagagagcaCACTGTGAATAGAAATCCCTAGGGAAGACCCAGAACTATGGTGGGGACAAGGACAAGGGCCAAATAGGCATACTTGATTGTCACCCAGGTTGGGAGCACACCAAGGTCAGGGAAGAGGGTTATGAGATGGTGATGGTGGGGCTCTGGATGACCACTCACTCCTAGAAACAGCCCTCAGAAACAGAGACTGGGGGACAGAGACCTAGGGCTCCCTAGGCCAATGTGGGGCTGCTTCAGCCAAACTTCCCAAGGGGACCTGGGAAGGTAGGGACACCAGGGACTTCGGACCTTATTGAATTCCACAGGGCTGAACACATCAATACGTTCAGAGAACAGCTTCTGGATGTTGCTCAAGAGGTTGGTGTCCATTGGGGCACTGGATGGGGGGAGACAAGCAATCAGAGCCCACCCTGCACGCCCATCCTCCTTTGTCCATCCCACCTGGGGCTACCCTGACCAGCCAGACCTGGGTGTATAGCTGGGGGCATAGCGGCCCTGCTGCCGAGAGCTGCTGTAAACGGAGAAGGTCCTCTTGCTAGAGTCGCTGCTCTGAGCCTTCCGAACACCCTCCTCATATAGGAGCCCCACCTGGTGGTGGAAGGaggagctgcaatgaagccagggCATGGGGAACATCCAGCCCACCAGGCGCCCTAGGGAAGGACCACGGATGCCCTAAGTTACACACTCACTTGTTACAAGAATTACATATGTTATAAGAGCCACAGGGTAGTTCGGGCCTATACCCAGTCAGTACCCAGTCACTATTTGCAGAACCAGTGGAGCAGGGCAAAGGTGGGCCATAAGAGTTGATACTAGGGCCCAATCTTCAGTGCCAACCCTGCCCTGATTTCCTGGGtgactctgggcctcagcttcctcctagGTGGAATGGGGGTGACAATGCCACAATTCacggctgaggaggaagagggcacTGCCTGACCCCTGCTGTCTTGATCCTCAGAGGGTTGTTCCTCAGCACCCCACCTGCATCAGGGCTCCCCCGGCCAGCCCAGAACAGCACCTGCACATCAATAGCTGTCGTGTCCTCCACCACCCGCTTCATGACAGCACGCACATTCCGAGGCTCCAGGGTACTGAGCCAGTCCCGCGTCTCCACACTCTTGCGTAGCATCTGTGATATAACCAGGCCCTGCACCTTCACGTAGTGGGTCAGCAGCCGCCGCGCCGTCTCCCTGGCCTCCGCACACAGTGTGCTCACAGGCGTCACTGGGGACTGGTCCTGAGCCAGGGATGCAGAGGACAGACAAGCAGTGGGTACTGGGGGAGGCTAAGCTGGGCACAGGCAGCCCTGACCATAAGGGTACTGCCCAGCCTCCTGCAGTCCTAGCATCAGCATCCCCTACCCTGCTATGAGCTAGCAGTTCACCTGCACCAGAAACTGTTCATCGGTGAGGGTGAGGATGTAGGAGATGGTGGCTGTCTCGTAGTCCAGGCAGAGGCGGGAGAGCAGCAGGAGCAGGGCAGGTGGCGTGGCACCCCCCTTCTCCCCAGGGCTGTCACAGAAGCTCTGAGCTGTCTGGCACATGGAGCGGATGAAGCCCACGATGAGGCCCTCCCGGACGCCCTGGCTGCAGAACTCACCCTGTGAGAAGGAGGGGCCCAGATACACAGCAGGTCCCGTTTTCCAGGCAGGGGCTGCTAGTGACCCTCTACTGGGACACTAAATGCCCTGGCTCCTCTCCAAGGGACAGCTTCACCCTGCATTCCAGTACCCCAGATCAGCTCCCCTGCATGGGGAGGGAGTGCAGGGGGGCAAAGCCAGCACTGTGGACCTTGCTTGCAGATGCCCTCATCcaagccttccccacccctccaggcTGTGCCAGCCTTCCTCAAGACAAACTAAAACCACTTTCAGAGTGCCTGGGCAACGACTGTGTGCCCTGGTAGCTGCCAGCCTGCATGCAGGATGAACAAAAGAAtgcccagaaaaagaaaaaaaaaagaatgcacagGGAAAGGCCGTACCCGGAAGTAGGGCTTGTTGGAGAAAGACACCTCCTTGGCAGTGAAGAGGTGCACAGAGGCCAGCGAGGCCTTAATGTGGCTCAGGATGGAGCTGGCCACGTTGGCCAGCAACTCAGCCAGGCCAGGGCCTTCCTTCCCAGCCATTCGAGGCGCGGCCAGCGCCTGCCGCACATCAGTCAGGCAGCCCAGGAAGGCTGCCTGAAGGCCCTGCAGGTGGTGGCCCAGGCGTTCGCGGGCCACTCGCTCCACGATCTCTGTGGCAGCCTCCGCCAGCCCGGCAGCGGCCAGCAGGGCCCCAGGTGCCCGCAGGCGCCGGTGGAAGCGGTCCAGCGCCCGCACCAGCAGGGAGTTGTCACCGCCACCTTGCTCCTGCGCCAGCCGCCACTCCACCAGCGCAAAGTAGCGGCTGCCCAGCTCCCGGGCAAAGGCTGCCAGTTTCTCGGCacctgctgggccctgggccgCAAACAGCTCCTGGTAGGCCGCCGCCACCTGACAGAGGCCACCGACGAAGCCGCTGCCGCCATGGTCAGTGAACTCTAACACGTCTGGGGCCGGAGGGGAGGGTCCCAGCTCCGCCTCCAGGCTtctcagctcctcctccagccGCCCTCGCGCGTGTGCCAGGAACTCCTCGCACAGCTCCTCCGCAGGCTCACCCAGGGCCAGCAGCAGCTCCACGCACTCTGCTTGCTCTGGGGCGCCTGAGCCGCCCTCCCTGCGGGGAGGGAgatgcaggtgaagggcaggaaGATAGAATTCGGGGGGATGGGAGCAGACCCAGGTGCCCAGCGAGGGTGGCAATGAGAGCCCTGGGCCCACACCTGAAGCGCTGCCGTAGTTGCTGGGCTAGGCGAGCCGTGATGACCTGGCAGTCGTCCTGGATGGCGCGGAAAGACGGCAGGTGCTGGTACTGCTGCAGCACGGCCCGCGCGCGGCCCTGGTAGCGCACCGCCTGCCCGTAGGCGCCCAGCTCCACGCACTTGGTGAGGCGTGAGGGCAGCTCGAAGAGGAACTGCAGCTTCCGTAACAGCGCGTGGACCCCTGGGGGGACAGGGGGAGATGGTGTTAGCCCCAAAGCCCCGAGGGTGGCCCATTTTAGCCCCAGCTCTGGGGCGCGGCCCACCTGCCAGCTTGGTGATGCGCTCGTGACGGTCCTGCAGCGTGGCACTGATGCGCGCGCTGAATTCTGTGATCACTGCCATGTTGGTGGCCAGCCGGTCCATCTCGTCCTCCATCTTCCGGAAATCGTTCTTCATCTTCCGAATGGTGTCTAGGAGTGCAGGAGCGCAGGAGAGGGAAAAGCGGTTGAGGAGGGGCCCAGGCAGAACACTCAGCTTGAGACCACGGCCAAATGCCCTCACACACCCTCACCCCACTTCCCAAGCGCGCCTGAGCCCACTCTAGGGTCACACTGATGATTCGGTGATTGAAAAGGGTTGCAGTGGTGCGTGGTCACTGGAAATGGGGGTAGGTGTCATTATGTCAGTGCAGCAGATGTTTTCTGAGCACCCCTTGTGTGCTCCTAGCCCTGGTGCAGTGGGGAGATGGCCCATGATATGACAGCCCTTGCTCCCAGAAGACACCCAGATCCAAAGGAGGGCACAGGGCACTTGGCAGGGACCTGTCTGCTCCTTCCCAGGGGCATCTTCCAGGcccagcacactgcctggcaccaGGAGACAATAAATACTTGTACGCCCTTATCTCCTTCCCAGACCTCCCAaaccctctctctctgccttgtgGAACAAGGGTTTGGGGTTTGTTGTGCTTTTTGGATGTGTATATTCAtgcttttcatcaaatttgggcaGGTTTTGCCCATTATTTCTTCATgtattatttctgctttctccacTCACTCTGGCATCCCCATTATGCAGGTGTGAGCACACTTGATGGTGTACCCCAGGTCCCTAAGGCTCTCTTCACTTTTCTTCATGCtttgttctttctgttcctcacacTGAATAATTTCATCTAACCTATGTTCAAGTCTGCTTGTTCTTTCTTTGCTTGTTCAAATCTGTAAAAGAGCCCCTCCAGCGATCTTTCATTTTAGTTGTTGTACCTTAtcatttctatttggttcttttgttaaataatttcttctatttgatATTCTGTATTTGGTGAAACAATCTCATTCCTTTCTTTAGTTTAGATATAGTTTACTTTAGGTCTCTGAATATACTCAAAATAGCAGATTTAAATCTCTGTAATAAATCCAATGTCTGGGCTTCTACAGAGTTTCTACTGAGTTTTTCCCCCTGTATGGGCCGGATTCCTGCTTTATTTGCATGTCctataaatttttgttgaaaaaacAGATATATTAAATAACATGGCAAGTCTAGGAATCAGATTCTCTTCTCCTGTTTATTGTTGTTGCTGCTTGTtgctgttgtttatttttctgagttaCTAAACCTGTACTAATTAGCTTCTGAATCAATTCTGTGAAGTCTGAATTCTTTGTTGTGTATAGCCACTAAAATACTTACTTGGTAAGCTTAGTGATCAGCTACTGATTGGACAGGAATTTCTTAAATACCTGGAAACAATAAATCTCCTAGTATTTATTGAGGAGCTCTGTGTGTGGTATTGGGGCATACCTTAAACACTTAACCAGGAGGTTTATAACTCTGCCTCAGCTTTCACTTCCTGCTCGCACTGAGCCTGAAGGTGAGCCAGAGGTGAGAGCTTAGGGCATTCTCAGGTCCTTCTTAAAAGCATGTGTACTACCCTACATATGTTGGCCCTTCAAAATTACTAATATGTCAGAGCTTGTCAAAGCCCCTAGAGACATCTCATTCCTCAGCTTTTCCTTTTAAGCTTTTGGGCTAGTACTATTATTTGCCCCAGGTATTATTCATCACTTCAGGGAGACACCACTTTTGCCTATAATTGTTTTTGACAAACAACTCTGGTGGGAGGCTTTTAGCACTGGGTGACCTCCAGGTCAAGACAAACCTACGGAGTGGAGTGAGTGTGTTAGGAAACCACCAGACAGGTTAAATAATGATAATTCTTTGGGCATGAGGCATTGAAACAGCTCCAGCTTTGTTCCATTCCTTCTAGTACTAGGAATATGGGCTATTTTTCAAGGTTACTGCAGAGATGGAGAGGAAATGGTGGGGCCAGGGCAAGTTAAAACATCTCAGGATTGCTACTTTTACCAAGATTCAGCTGTTTTTGTCAAATAAATGCTCCTGTGATTGCTGCACATCTTTGGTTAATTTTCAGAGTTCTGAGAAAGTTAATTCTAACTATTTTGGCCAGTTTTGGGGTTGCTTTCATGGAGGGGACATTTTCAAATGCACCTCCTCCACTATTTTTGCTGAGGTCACTCTGGACACCATGCCTGTTTGCGTAAATGAATTTTGCTGGAATACAGCCATGCTGAGTCATTTATATTATCTCCAGTTGCTTTCAGGCTACAATGGTATCTAAGTAGTTCCAACAGAAACCAGAtggtccacaaagcctaaaatatttactttttggtCTTTTCAGAAAACCACCCCTGGCGCATAGCCAATGCAGTCAGACCCTGCTCTGTTCTCTTGTTCTCCCTGCtccattctctttttctccctgctCCGGTCACAGCACtttcccagggcctttgcacaggttGTTTCCTTAGCCTgggcccctctgcccccagaTCCTCCCACTTTTCCACTGTTATCCCTCAGTCCATACCACCAGCATCTTGCAATAGCCTGTTGCAATAGCCTTCTAATGGGTATCTCTGCCATCCTTGCCTCCCTATAGTCCAGTCTCAATAAAGTGGGCA is a genomic window of Camelus bactrianus isolate YW-2024 breed Bactrian camel chromosome 10, ASM4877302v1, whole genome shotgun sequence containing:
- the VPS51 gene encoding vacuolar protein sorting-associated protein 51 homolog isoform X2 codes for the protein MAAAAAGPGPGSGPGDSLERPEAEAPERRRKAHGMLKLYYGLSEGEAAGRPVGPDPLDPTDLNGAHFDPEVYLDKLRRECPLAQLMDSETDMVRQIRALDSDMQTLVYENYNKFISATDTIRKMKNDFRKMEDEMDRLATNMAVITEFSARISATLQDRHERITKLAGVHALLRKLQFLFELPSRLTKCVELGAYGQAVRYQGRARAVLQQYQHLPSFRAIQDDCQVITARLAQQLRQRFREGGSGAPEQAECVELLLALGEPAEELCEEFLAHARGRLEEELRSLEAELGPSPPAPDVLEFTDHGGSGFVGGLCQVAAAYQELFAAQGPAGAEKLAAFARELGSRYFALVEWRLAQEQGGGDNSLLVRALDRFHRRLRAPGALLAAAGLAEAATEIVERVARERLGHHLQGLQAAFLGCLTDVRQALAAPRMAGKEGPGLAELLANVASSILSHIKASLASVHLFTAKEVSFSNKPYFRGEFCSQGVREGLIVGFIRSMCQTAQSFCDSPGEKGGATPPALLLLLSRLCLDYETATISYILTLTDEQFLVQDQSPVTPVSTLCAEARETARRLLTHYVKVQGLVISQMLRKSVETRDWLSTLEPRNVRAVMKRVVEDTTAIDVQGAWWAGCSPCPGFIAAPPSTTRWGSYMRRVFGRLRAATLARGPSPFTAALGSRAAMPPAIHPVPQWTPTS
- the VPS51 gene encoding vacuolar protein sorting-associated protein 51 homolog isoform X1, which encodes MAAAAAGPGPGSGPGDSLERPEAEAPERRRKAHGMLKLYYGLSEGEAAGRPVGPDPLDPTDLNGAHFDPEVYLDKLRRECPLAQLMDSETDMVRQIRALDSDMQTLVYENYNKFISATDTIRKMKNDFRKMEDEMDRLATNMAVITEFSARISATLQDRHERITKLAGVHALLRKLQFLFELPSRLTKCVELGAYGQAVRYQGRARAVLQQYQHLPSFRAIQDDCQVITARLAQQLRQRFREGGSGAPEQAECVELLLALGEPAEELCEEFLAHARGRLEEELRSLEAELGPSPPAPDVLEFTDHGGSGFVGGLCQVAAAYQELFAAQGPAGAEKLAAFARELGSRYFALVEWRLAQEQGGGDNSLLVRALDRFHRRLRAPGALLAAAGLAEAATEIVERVARERLGHHLQGLQAAFLGCLTDVRQALAAPRMAGKEGPGLAELLANVASSILSHIKASLASVHLFTAKEVSFSNKPYFRGEFCSQGVREGLIVGFIRSMCQTAQSFCDSPGEKGGATPPALLLLLSRLCLDYETATISYILTLTDEQFLVQDQSPVTPVSTLCAEARETARRLLTHYVKVQGLVISQMLRKSVETRDWLSTLEPRNVRAVMKRVVEDTTAIDVQVGLLYEEGVRKAQSSDSSKRTFSVYSSSRQQGRYAPSYTPSAPMDTNLLSNIQKLFSERIDVFSPVEFNKVSVLTGIIKISLKTLLECVRLRTFGRFGLQQVQVDCHFLQLYLWRFVADEELVHLLLDEVVASAALRCPDPVPMEPSVVEVICERG